In Desulfarculaceae bacterium, the following are encoded in one genomic region:
- the ftsW gene encoding putative lipid II flippase FtsW, translating into MSEAVLSGSNAPEAPVSRVGDPWVLLAALALAGVGLLMVYSAGSALAARRYLDGHYFLKAQGLHMTVGVAIMIALALFNYRRLERLAYPILFAVLGLLFLVLVPGVGHEAGGAVRWLRFGGFSLQPAELAKPALVIYLAYSLSRHSDQVKSLSHGLLPHLGVTALLILPVLLEPDLGMSVILFTLACLMLFVAGVRLSYLLGLLALAAPLGWFMVSHYAWRFKRILAFLDPWSDAGGAGFQIIHSFYALGSGGLWGVGLGASKQKLFYLPEPQTDFIFSVLGEELGLWGVLLVVGLFLLIIVRGVKIALEARELFGTYLAMGATLIIGLQAFINAGVVMGLLPTKGLTMPFISYGGSSLLVNFSCVGLLLSVAAGSRRKC; encoded by the coding sequence ATGAGTGAGGCCGTGCTCAGCGGCTCCAACGCCCCCGAGGCCCCGGTCTCGCGGGTGGGCGATCCCTGGGTGCTCCTGGCGGCCCTGGCCTTGGCCGGGGTGGGCCTGCTCATGGTCTACTCCGCCGGCAGCGCCTTGGCCGCGCGGCGCTATCTGGACGGCCACTATTTCCTCAAGGCCCAGGGCCTGCACATGACCGTGGGCGTGGCGATCATGATCGCTCTGGCCTTGTTCAACTACCGCCGTCTGGAGCGCCTGGCCTATCCCATCTTGTTCGCGGTGCTGGGTCTGTTGTTCCTGGTGCTGGTGCCCGGAGTGGGCCACGAGGCGGGCGGCGCGGTGCGCTGGCTCCGGTTCGGCGGCTTCTCCCTGCAACCGGCCGAGCTGGCCAAGCCGGCCCTGGTGATCTACCTGGCCTACTCGCTCTCGCGCCACAGCGACCAGGTCAAGAGCTTGTCCCACGGGCTGCTGCCCCATCTGGGGGTCACCGCGCTGCTCATCCTGCCGGTGCTCCTGGAGCCGGATCTGGGCATGAGCGTGATCCTGTTCACCCTGGCCTGCCTGATGCTCTTCGTGGCCGGGGTGCGGCTCAGCTACCTCCTGGGCCTGTTGGCCCTGGCCGCCCCCCTGGGCTGGTTCATGGTTTCCCACTACGCCTGGCGCTTCAAGCGCATCCTGGCCTTCCTGGACCCCTGGAGCGACGCGGGCGGCGCGGGCTTCCAGATCATCCACAGCTTCTACGCCCTGGGTTCGGGCGGGCTGTGGGGCGTGGGCCTGGGGGCCAGCAAGCAAAAGCTCTTCTATCTGCCCGAGCCCCAGACCGACTTCATCTTCAGCGTGCTGGGCGAGGAGTTGGGCCTGTGGGGCGTGCTGCTGGTGGTGGGCCTGTTCCTATTGATCATCGTGCGGGGCGTGAAGATCGCCCTGGAGGCGCGGGAGCTTTTCGGCACCTACCTGGCCATGGGCGCCACCCTGATCATCGGGTTGCAGGCGTTCATCAACGCCGGGGTGGTGATGGGCCTGCTGCCCACCAAGGGCCTTACCATGCCCTTCATCAGCTACGGCGGCTCCTCGCTGTTGGTCAACTTCTCCTGCGTGGGCCTGCTCCTCAGCGTGGCCGCGGGAAGCCGGAGGAAGTGTTGA
- the murD gene encoding UDP-N-acetylmuramoyl-L-alanine--D-glutamate ligase: MELKGKKVLVVGLGASGRAASLLCLRQGALVRATDNHPSPATAPELAEAGAELSLGGHQEADFAWAELIVLSPGVDHRLPEVQKAVQAGTPVIGELELGWRLTRCPSVMITGTNGKSTVTTLVGEILEQAGLRTLVGGNLGRPLCDMAAESDQVDWAVVEVSSFQTDTMDRMRPRVAAILNISPDHLNRYPDFDSYAASKFRLLSNQAEDDVAVLCADDEATWQRRKLAPANVWGYGAVGPYHPGGWLDGEALVLETPAGQAALSLGEGPLASGFNRLNALAACLAATACGADFEAMQRALDAFSGLAHRLARVGERDGVIFFDDSKGTNVGAVAAALAAMERRVVLLLGGQDKEGRFAELGPLLGRRAARVVCFGEAGPSIYQQVVGYAPAEVAPDLASAFRLALERAQTGEAVLLSPGCASFDAYTGYAQRGDHFQSLVKGVCHE, encoded by the coding sequence GTGGAGCTGAAGGGCAAAAAGGTTTTGGTGGTGGGTCTGGGGGCCAGCGGCAGGGCGGCGTCCCTGCTCTGCCTGCGCCAGGGCGCCCTGGTGCGGGCCACTGACAACCATCCCTCACCGGCCACCGCGCCCGAGCTGGCCGAGGCCGGGGCCGAGCTTTCCCTGGGCGGCCACCAGGAGGCGGATTTCGCCTGGGCCGAGCTAATCGTGCTCAGCCCGGGGGTGGACCACCGTTTGCCCGAGGTGCAAAAGGCCGTGCAGGCCGGCACCCCGGTGATCGGCGAGCTGGAGCTGGGCTGGCGCCTCACCCGTTGCCCCTCGGTGATGATCACCGGCACCAACGGCAAGAGCACCGTCACCACCCTGGTGGGCGAGATTCTGGAGCAGGCAGGCTTACGCACCCTGGTGGGCGGCAACCTGGGCCGCCCCCTGTGTGACATGGCCGCCGAGAGCGACCAAGTCGACTGGGCGGTGGTGGAGGTAAGCTCCTTCCAGACCGACACCATGGACCGGATGCGGCCCCGGGTGGCGGCGATCCTCAACATCTCGCCGGACCATCTGAACCGCTACCCGGACTTCGACTCCTACGCGGCCAGCAAGTTCCGTTTGCTCTCCAACCAGGCCGAGGACGACGTGGCCGTGCTCTGCGCCGACGACGAGGCCACCTGGCAACGCCGCAAGCTGGCCCCGGCCAATGTGTGGGGCTACGGCGCGGTGGGGCCTTACCACCCCGGCGGCTGGCTGGACGGCGAGGCCCTGGTCCTGGAGACCCCGGCGGGGCAAGCCGCCCTGAGCCTGGGCGAAGGCCCCCTGGCCAGCGGCTTCAACCGGCTCAACGCCCTGGCCGCCTGCCTGGCCGCCACCGCCTGCGGGGCGGACTTCGAGGCCATGCAGCGGGCCCTGGACGCCTTCTCGGGGCTGGCCCACCGCCTGGCGCGGGTGGGCGAGCGCGACGGGGTGATCTTCTTCGACGACAGCAAGGGCACCAACGTGGGCGCGGTGGCCGCCGCCTTGGCCGCCATGGAGCGCCGGGTGGTGCTCTTGTTGGGCGGCCAGGACAAGGAAGGCCGCTTCGCCGAGCTGGGGCCCCTGCTGGGCCGCCGGGCCGCGCGGGTGGTGTGCTTCGGCGAGGCCGGGCCCAGCATCTATCAGCAGGTGGTGGGCTATGCCCCGGCCGAGGTGGCCCCGGACCTGGCCTCGGCCTTCCGCCTGGCCCTGGAGCGGGCCCAGACGGGCGAGGCGGTGCTGCTCTCGCCGGGCTGCGCCAGCTTCGACGCCTACACCGGCTATGCCCAGCGGGGCGACCACTTCCAGAGCCTGGTCAAGGGGGTGTGCCATGAGTGA
- the mraY gene encoding phospho-N-acetylmuramoyl-pentapeptide-transferase, giving the protein MLYHLLYPLADLFGGFNVFRYITFRTIYAAVTALAIAWVMGPWMIRKLQELHAGQYIRELGPESHKAKAGTPTMGGVLILFAMGVSVLLWGDLGNFYLWLALGVTLCYGLIGFADDYLKKVKKANEGGLSARSKFLALALVALAAGTALYLHPGYSTKLSVPFFKFVVPDLGWGYVPLAMFILVGTANAVNLTDGLDGLAAGPVLIAAGAYLVLSYLTGNFKAASYLQILYVPGAGELAVFCGAVAGAVMGFLWYNTYPAQVFMGDTGSLALGGALGITAVSTKHEILLVLVGGIFVVETISVILQVGFFKMTHGKRIFRMAPLHHHFELKGWAEPKVIVRFWIIAVLLALVAFSTLKLR; this is encoded by the coding sequence ATGCTGTATCACCTCCTGTACCCCCTGGCAGACCTCTTCGGCGGCTTCAACGTATTCCGCTACATCACCTTCCGCACCATCTACGCGGCGGTGACCGCCCTGGCCATCGCCTGGGTCATGGGCCCCTGGATGATCCGCAAGCTGCAAGAGCTGCACGCGGGGCAATACATCCGGGAGCTGGGGCCCGAAAGCCACAAGGCCAAGGCGGGCACTCCCACCATGGGCGGGGTGCTCATTCTGTTCGCCATGGGCGTCTCGGTGCTCTTGTGGGGCGACCTGGGGAACTTCTACCTCTGGCTGGCATTGGGGGTGACCTTATGCTACGGCCTGATCGGATTCGCGGACGACTATCTAAAGAAGGTGAAGAAGGCCAACGAGGGCGGCCTGAGCGCCCGGAGCAAGTTCCTGGCCCTGGCTCTGGTGGCCTTGGCGGCGGGCACGGCGTTGTACCTGCACCCCGGCTACAGCACCAAGCTCTCCGTGCCGTTCTTCAAGTTCGTGGTGCCGGACCTGGGCTGGGGGTACGTGCCCCTGGCCATGTTCATCCTGGTGGGCACGGCCAACGCGGTTAACCTCACCGACGGCCTGGACGGCCTGGCCGCCGGTCCGGTCTTGATCGCGGCCGGGGCCTATCTGGTCTTGAGCTACCTCACCGGCAACTTCAAGGCGGCCAGCTATCTGCAGATCCTCTACGTGCCCGGCGCGGGCGAGCTGGCCGTGTTCTGCGGCGCGGTGGCCGGCGCGGTAATGGGCTTCCTTTGGTACAACACCTACCCCGCCCAGGTCTTCATGGGCGACACCGGGTCCCTGGCCCTGGGCGGCGCCTTGGGCATTACCGCGGTGAGCACCAAGCACGAAATATTGCTGGTGCTGGTGGGCGGCATATTCGTGGTGGAGACCATCAGTGTCATCCTCCAGGTGGGCTTCTTTAAGATGACCCACGGCAAGCGCATCTTCCGCATGGCTCCCCTGCACCATCACTTCGAGCTCAAGGGCTGGGCCGAGCCCAAGGTGATCGTGCGTTTCTGGATCATAGCCGTGCTGCTGGCCCTGGTGGCTTTCAGCACCCTGAAGCTGAGGTAG
- a CDS encoding UDP-N-acetylmuramoyl-tripeptide--D-alanyl-D-alanine ligase gives MPVLDASFVASAVGAPLPPACPEAPFAGVSTDSRNVGQGQLFVALSGPNFDGHDYVAAALKSGAAGAVVRRGFSLPEGDACLFPVPDTLAALGDLASAWRQEHSALVAAITGSNGKTSTKEMLAAILGQRHQVLATKGNLNNLIGLPLTLLQLNASHTACVVEMGMNAPGEIARLAEIAAPEAGVITNVGPAHIGMLGSLEAIAAAKGELFEGLSPAATAVVNLDDPFLAPYAASLPCRVVSFGIDSAADVRAGGVTSLGNAQSFVLDLAGEQVKVRLAAPGRHNVMNALAAAATAHALGQGAEAVRAGLESFAPVPGRLNLLGGAGGPAVVDDTYNANPASVASGLSAATALAQGRALVLVLGDMKELGEYAPRLHRETGRLAAELGCRLVLAVGERSEDVIAGAREGGLAKDAALAYAAMDELLASMAGLLKDDDLVLVKGSRSMAMERVVAALSGRGEEAA, from the coding sequence ATGCCAGTGCTTGACGCCTCCTTCGTGGCCTCGGCCGTGGGCGCGCCCCTGCCGCCCGCCTGCCCGGAAGCGCCTTTCGCGGGCGTGAGCACCGACTCGCGCAACGTGGGCCAGGGCCAGCTCTTCGTGGCCCTGAGCGGCCCCAACTTCGACGGGCACGACTACGTGGCCGCCGCCCTAAAGAGCGGCGCGGCGGGCGCGGTGGTGCGCCGGGGTTTCTCCCTGCCCGAAGGCGACGCCTGCCTCTTCCCGGTGCCGGACACCCTGGCCGCCTTGGGCGACCTGGCTTCGGCCTGGCGGCAAGAGCACAGCGCCCTGGTGGCGGCCATTACCGGCTCCAACGGCAAGACCAGCACCAAGGAGATGCTGGCCGCCATCCTGGGCCAGCGCCATCAGGTATTGGCCACCAAGGGCAACCTCAACAATCTCATCGGACTGCCCCTGACCTTGCTGCAACTCAATGCCTCCCATACCGCCTGCGTGGTGGAGATGGGCATGAACGCCCCGGGCGAGATCGCCCGCCTGGCCGAGATCGCCGCGCCCGAGGCCGGGGTCATCACCAACGTGGGCCCGGCCCACATCGGAATGCTGGGCTCCCTGGAGGCCATCGCGGCCGCCAAGGGCGAGCTCTTCGAGGGCCTGAGCCCGGCGGCCACGGCGGTGGTCAACCTGGACGATCCATTCCTGGCGCCCTACGCGGCCAGCCTGCCCTGCCGGGTGGTGAGCTTCGGGATAGACAGCGCCGCCGACGTGCGCGCCGGGGGCGTCACCTCCCTGGGCAATGCCCAGAGCTTCGTTCTGGACCTGGCCGGGGAGCAGGTCAAGGTGCGCCTAGCCGCGCCGGGCCGCCACAACGTGATGAACGCCCTGGCCGCGGCAGCCACGGCCCACGCCCTGGGGCAGGGGGCCGAGGCGGTCCGGGCCGGGCTGGAAAGCTTCGCGCCGGTGCCCGGCCGCCTGAATCTGCTGGGCGGGGCAGGGGGCCCGGCGGTGGTGGACGACACCTACAACGCCAACCCCGCCTCGGTGGCCAGCGGCCTGAGCGCGGCCACCGCCCTGGCCCAAGGCCGCGCCCTGGTGCTGGTGCTGGGCGACATGAAGGAGCTGGGCGAGTACGCCCCCCGCCTGCACCGCGAGACCGGACGCCTGGCCGCCGAGCTGGGCTGCCGCCTGGTGCTGGCCGTGGGCGAGCGCTCCGAAGACGTTATCGCCGGGGCCCGCGAGGGCGGCCTGGCCAAGGACGCGGCCCTGGCCTACGCGGCCATGGACGAGCTGCTGGCCTCGATGGCCGGCCTGCTCAAGGACGACGACCTGGTGCTGGTCAAGGGCTCGCGCTCCATGGCCATGGAGCGGGTGGTGGCGGCCTTGTCCGGGCGGGGAGAGGAGGCGGCCTGA